In Brockia lithotrophica, one DNA window encodes the following:
- a CDS encoding Excinuclease ABC subunit C, whose amino-acid sequence MAEGPIEGSFPGDRGRLRAKVELLPERPGVYLMKNARGEVIYVGKANSLKQRVRSYFTGAHDAKTERMIAEIADFETIVVPNPTAALLLEMNLIKRYAPRYNVLLKDDKSYPYIKVTHEEHPRIEITRRVQPDGGRYFGPYPHAQAARATKRLLDKLYPLRKCRTLPDRPCLYYHMGQCLAPCIRPVDSGTYEPMIREIAAFLRGKTEGVERRLEAQMWEAAERFDFERAAQLRDLLREIGHLKEEQAVLFPNRSEDWDIAAFSAEHGRIAVQIFHVRAGRLLEGERDIRPYYGEPEEAFVQFLGQYYLDFDAANRPSLLLLPPIEDAEALGQALGVRVHVPKRGGKRRLLEMAQENARHALEEHVALETRDAQRIASALEELGRALGIPAPRRVDVLDQSHLFGAQAVGVVVVFVDGRPSKHDYRTYRIREATRGDDYGALREVLRRRYGKLLEEGGPWPDLVVLDGGRGHLTVAREVLAEELGRPTPLLALAKDERHETRVALAGDPPRPLALSRRGAAFLLLVRMQEEVHRFAVATHRRRRKKEAFVSILDEVPGIGPKRKRELLRRFGSLERIRTASEEELAAVVGKKLAPTLRAFLASAGHGEGVLTAYGVAEPSVEYRTGEGTGHVEVDGPPAEGADVGGPS is encoded by the coding sequence GTGGCGGAAGGACCGATCGAGGGGTCTTTCCCCGGGGATCGCGGACGCCTTCGGGCCAAAGTGGAGCTTCTGCCGGAACGACCGGGCGTGTACCTCATGAAGAATGCCCGGGGGGAGGTCATCTACGTCGGAAAGGCGAACTCCCTCAAACAACGCGTCCGCTCGTACTTCACGGGCGCCCACGACGCGAAGACGGAGCGGATGATTGCCGAGATCGCCGACTTCGAGACGATCGTCGTGCCCAACCCGACGGCGGCGCTCCTCCTCGAGATGAACCTCATCAAGCGTTACGCGCCGCGCTACAACGTCCTCCTCAAGGACGATAAGTCCTACCCCTACATCAAGGTCACGCACGAAGAACACCCGCGGATCGAGATCACCCGGCGCGTCCAGCCGGACGGAGGGCGCTACTTTGGCCCCTATCCGCACGCCCAGGCGGCGCGCGCCACGAAGCGCCTCCTCGACAAGCTCTACCCCCTTCGGAAGTGCCGGACCCTTCCCGACCGGCCGTGTCTGTACTACCACATGGGGCAATGCCTTGCGCCGTGCATCCGCCCGGTAGACTCGGGTACCTACGAGCCGATGATCCGGGAGATCGCCGCGTTCCTCCGAGGGAAGACCGAAGGTGTGGAGAGGCGTCTCGAGGCGCAGATGTGGGAGGCGGCCGAACGTTTCGACTTCGAGCGGGCAGCACAGCTCCGCGACCTCTTGCGGGAGATCGGTCACCTCAAGGAAGAACAGGCGGTGCTCTTCCCGAACCGTTCGGAGGACTGGGACATCGCCGCCTTTTCCGCGGAGCACGGTCGCATCGCTGTTCAGATCTTTCACGTGCGCGCGGGCAGGCTCTTAGAGGGAGAGCGGGACATCCGTCCCTACTACGGCGAACCCGAGGAGGCCTTCGTCCAGTTCCTCGGTCAGTACTACCTCGACTTCGACGCCGCCAACCGCCCCAGCCTCCTCCTCCTCCCTCCGATCGAAGACGCCGAGGCGCTCGGGCAGGCGTTGGGCGTTCGGGTCCACGTCCCGAAGCGCGGGGGAAAGAGGCGCCTCCTCGAGATGGCCCAGGAAAACGCCCGGCACGCCCTGGAGGAGCACGTCGCCTTGGAGACGCGGGACGCGCAGCGCATCGCCTCGGCCTTGGAGGAACTCGGGCGCGCCCTGGGCATTCCCGCTCCCCGGCGGGTCGACGTCCTCGACCAGTCCCACCTCTTTGGCGCCCAGGCGGTGGGCGTCGTCGTCGTCTTCGTGGACGGCCGTCCGTCCAAACACGACTACCGGACGTACCGGATCCGCGAGGCAACCCGAGGCGACGACTACGGGGCCCTCCGGGAAGTCCTCCGGCGTCGCTACGGCAAGCTCCTCGAGGAAGGCGGGCCTTGGCCGGATCTCGTCGTCCTGGACGGAGGCCGAGGACACTTGACCGTAGCCCGCGAGGTGCTCGCGGAAGAGCTCGGGCGGCCCACCCCGCTCCTCGCCCTGGCCAAGGACGAGCGCCACGAGACGCGCGTGGCGCTGGCCGGAGATCCGCCGCGTCCCCTCGCCCTCTCCCGGCGCGGTGCGGCCTTCCTCCTCCTCGTGCGCATGCAGGAAGAGGTCCACCGCTTTGCCGTGGCGACCCACCGACGGCGGCGGAAGAAAGAGGCCTTCGTCTCGATTCTCGACGAGGTTCCGGGCATAGGTCCCAAACGGAAGCGCGAACTTCTCCGCCGCTTCGGTTCCCTGGAGCGCATCCGGACGGCGAGCGAGGAGGAGCTCGCCGCCGTAGTGGGAAAGAAGCTCGCCCCAACATTGCGGGCGTTTTTGGCGTCCGCCGGGCACGGGGAGGGCGTCCTCACGGCCTACGGGGTGGCCGAGCCCTCCGTCGAGTACCGCACGGGCGAAGGAACCGGCCACGTCGAGGTGGACGGCCCGCCCGCGGAAGGTGCCGATGTGGGAGGCCCTTCCTGA
- a CDS encoding Acetyl-coenzyme A synthetase, with protein MVQELRQGEEILLPENPNPNLKDYEEARRTFKWEDVEKEFTWYRTGKVNMAYEAIDRHAESWRKNKVALIYVDREREVKYTFAEMKEHTARVAAALTSLGLQKGDRVFVFLPRSPELYIGILGIIKAGLVAGPLFEAFMEAAVKDRLMDSGAKALITNADLLPRVPYRDLPDLEHVIVVGAKDLPPSDGKTKFLRYEELVAEAPRDFEPVWLTREDGMILHYSSGTTGKPKGIYHVHNAMIQQYITGKWVLDLKEEDVYWTTADPGWVTGTSYGIFAPWLNGATNLVRGGRFNPDDWYATIEKYRVTVWYSAPTAFRMLMGAGEEVAKKYDLSSLRHVLSVGEPLNPEVVRWGYRVYKQRIHDTWWMTETGAHICVNFACLPIKPGSMGKPIPGVEIGILDDEGNELPPNTPGNLCIKTPWPSMFRKVWNNEAKYQEYFRFPGWYISGDVAMKDEDGYYWFLGRADDVILTSGYRVGPFEIESKLVEHPAVMEAGVIGKPDPERGEIIKAFVVLREGYQPSEELKKELMDFVKKGLSAHAVPREIEFRDKLPKTRSGKIVRRVLKAWELGLPAGDLSTLED; from the coding sequence ATGGTACAGGAGCTCCGCCAGGGGGAGGAAATCCTCCTACCCGAAAATCCCAACCCGAACCTCAAGGACTACGAAGAAGCGCGTCGGACGTTTAAGTGGGAAGACGTGGAAAAGGAATTCACCTGGTACCGCACGGGCAAGGTGAACATGGCCTACGAAGCGATCGACCGCCACGCCGAATCTTGGCGGAAGAACAAGGTCGCCCTCATCTACGTGGACCGCGAGCGCGAGGTAAAGTACACGTTCGCCGAGATGAAGGAGCACACCGCACGCGTCGCCGCGGCCCTCACCTCCCTCGGCCTCCAGAAGGGAGATCGCGTCTTTGTCTTTCTCCCTCGTTCGCCGGAGCTCTACATCGGGATTCTCGGGATCATCAAGGCGGGGCTGGTGGCCGGTCCCCTCTTCGAGGCGTTCATGGAGGCCGCGGTCAAGGACCGCCTCATGGACAGCGGCGCCAAGGCCCTCATCACGAACGCCGATCTCCTCCCGCGCGTCCCCTACCGCGATCTCCCCGACCTCGAGCACGTGATCGTCGTCGGCGCCAAGGATTTGCCGCCGTCCGACGGCAAGACGAAGTTCCTCCGTTACGAGGAACTCGTCGCCGAGGCACCACGGGACTTCGAGCCCGTGTGGCTCACGCGGGAAGACGGGATGATCCTCCACTACTCCTCGGGTACGACGGGCAAGCCCAAGGGCATCTACCACGTGCACAACGCGATGATCCAGCAGTACATCACGGGGAAGTGGGTGCTCGACCTCAAGGAAGAGGACGTCTACTGGACGACCGCCGACCCCGGCTGGGTGACGGGGACGAGCTACGGGATCTTCGCGCCGTGGCTCAACGGGGCGACCAACCTCGTCCGCGGCGGGCGCTTCAACCCGGACGACTGGTACGCCACGATCGAGAAGTACCGCGTCACCGTCTGGTACAGTGCGCCGACGGCGTTCCGCATGCTCATGGGCGCCGGGGAGGAGGTTGCCAAGAAGTACGACCTGAGCTCTCTCCGCCACGTCCTGAGCGTCGGGGAACCCTTGAACCCCGAAGTCGTACGCTGGGGGTACCGCGTCTACAAGCAGCGCATCCACGACACGTGGTGGATGACGGAGACCGGAGCCCACATCTGCGTGAACTTCGCCTGCCTGCCGATCAAGCCGGGCTCCATGGGAAAACCCATCCCCGGGGTGGAGATCGGGATCCTCGACGACGAGGGGAACGAGCTGCCGCCCAATACGCCGGGGAACCTCTGCATCAAGACGCCGTGGCCCTCCATGTTCCGTAAGGTGTGGAACAACGAGGCGAAGTACCAGGAGTACTTCCGCTTCCCGGGTTGGTACATTTCCGGCGACGTGGCCATGAAGGACGAAGACGGGTACTACTGGTTCCTCGGCCGCGCCGACGACGTGATCCTCACGTCGGGCTACCGCGTAGGTCCTTTCGAGATCGAGAGCAAGCTCGTAGAGCACCCGGCGGTCATGGAGGCGGGCGTCATCGGCAAGCCCGACCCGGAGCGCGGCGAGATCATCAAGGCCTTCGTCGTCCTCCGAGAGGGCTATCAGCCGAGCGAGGAACTCAAGAAAGAGCTCATGGACTTCGTGAAGAAGGGTCTATCCGCCCATGCCGTGCCTCGGGAGATCGAATTCCGCGACAAGCTTCCCAAGACGCGGAGCGGGAAGATCGTCCGCCGGGTCCTCAAGGCTTGGGAACTCGGGCTTCCCGCGGGCGACCTCTCCACGCTGGAGGACTGA
- a CDS encoding putative symporter YjcG has translation MGKHDFRLERARRNPKGGAERMAHVLGILLFLGIIFLTLYITYWAAQRVRGTNEFYAAGRSLTSWQNGLAIAGDYLSAASFLGIAGLVALNGYDGFLYAIGFLMGYIVVLYLVAEPLRNSGKFTVADMLAFRLNARPVRSAAALVTITISTFYLVAQMVGAGAIIQLLIGIPYEWAVLIVGVLMVIYVVFGGMLATSWVQIVKAVLLLAGTILLVFFVGLAFHFNPSELFRQVAEKYGPQYLSPGVLYKNPIDLLSLGLALVLGTAGLPHILIRFYTVPTAQDARKSVLWAMGVIGVFYLLITYVGFGAMVLVGPDAIKAADKGGNMAAPLLALVLGGGQGSFAGELFMSAIAAVSFATIVAVVAGLVIAASGAFAHDIYTNVIRGGEVDERKQFLVARYTALAIGGLSILIGIAAKGQNVAHLVGLAFAVAASANLPAILLSLYWKRFNTAGALAGMLAGLFTSVGLVLVGPNVMGEGALFPFSNPAIVSIPVGFLASVLVSLATRPETEYSDRYDELVFRAHTGVGAE, from the coding sequence GTGGGAAAGCACGATTTCCGCCTGGAGCGAGCACGCCGAAACCCAAAGGGAGGAGCGGAGCGCATGGCCCACGTTCTGGGGATTTTGCTCTTCTTGGGGATTATATTCCTCACGCTCTACATCACGTATTGGGCAGCCCAACGCGTCCGCGGCACGAACGAGTTTTACGCCGCGGGGCGGTCGCTCACGAGCTGGCAAAACGGCTTGGCCATTGCCGGGGATTACCTCAGCGCCGCGTCGTTTCTCGGGATTGCCGGCCTCGTGGCCCTGAACGGCTACGACGGCTTCCTCTACGCCATCGGGTTCCTCATGGGCTACATCGTCGTCCTCTACCTCGTCGCCGAACCCTTGCGGAATTCCGGGAAGTTCACCGTCGCCGACATGCTCGCCTTTCGCCTCAACGCCCGTCCCGTCCGAAGCGCGGCGGCCCTCGTGACGATCACGATCAGCACCTTTTACCTCGTGGCGCAGATGGTGGGTGCTGGCGCGATCATCCAACTCCTCATCGGGATTCCCTACGAGTGGGCGGTCCTCATCGTCGGCGTGCTCATGGTGATCTACGTCGTGTTCGGCGGCATGCTCGCCACGAGCTGGGTGCAGATCGTCAAGGCCGTCCTCCTCCTCGCGGGGACGATCCTCCTCGTCTTCTTCGTCGGGCTCGCCTTTCACTTCAACCCCTCGGAACTTTTCCGGCAGGTGGCGGAGAAGTACGGGCCTCAGTACCTGAGCCCCGGGGTGCTGTACAAGAACCCCATCGACCTTCTCTCCCTCGGCCTCGCCCTCGTCCTCGGTACGGCGGGTCTGCCCCACATCCTCATTCGCTTCTACACCGTTCCTACGGCGCAAGACGCCCGCAAGAGCGTCCTTTGGGCCATGGGTGTGATCGGCGTCTTTTACCTCCTCATCACCTACGTCGGCTTCGGCGCCATGGTGCTCGTGGGTCCCGACGCGATTAAGGCGGCCGATAAGGGCGGCAACATGGCCGCTCCGCTCCTCGCCCTCGTCCTCGGGGGCGGTCAGGGGAGCTTTGCCGGGGAGCTCTTCATGTCGGCCATCGCCGCCGTCTCCTTCGCGACGATCGTGGCTGTGGTGGCCGGGCTCGTGATCGCCGCCTCCGGGGCGTTTGCCCACGACATCTACACGAACGTGATCCGCGGCGGAGAGGTGGACGAGCGGAAGCAGTTCCTCGTCGCCCGATACACGGCCCTCGCCATCGGTGGATTGTCCATCTTGATCGGGATCGCCGCCAAAGGGCAAAACGTCGCCCACCTCGTCGGCCTCGCCTTTGCCGTGGCCGCGAGCGCGAACTTGCCCGCAATCCTTCTCTCCCTCTACTGGAAGCGATTCAACACGGCGGGGGCCCTCGCGGGGATGCTCGCCGGCCTCTTCACTTCGGTGGGGCTGGTGCTCGTAGGCCCCAACGTGATGGGCGAGGGAGCCCTCTTCCCCTTCTCCAACCCCGCCATCGTGAGCATTCCCGTCGGGTTCCTCGCCTCCGTGCTCGTGAGCTTGGCCACGCGGCCGGAGACCGAGTACTCCGACCGATACGACGAGCTCGTGTTTCGGGCGCACACGGGCGTCGGAGCCGAGTGA
- a CDS encoding Thioredoxin: MSGAFGEGEGERTRVRPVETTDASFSREVEEFSGWCVVEFSTEWCIPCRMFSGVVRRAVDPFLSSGACKFVRHDVDRGPAVAERYVVYAVPALCVYFRGGVRGKLLGYHPEEEVRTFLSRLIGLS; this comes from the coding sequence TTGTCGGGCGCGTTCGGAGAAGGGGAGGGTGAAAGGACTCGGGTGCGACCCGTCGAGACCACGGACGCGAGCTTTTCCCGCGAAGTCGAGGAATTTTCGGGGTGGTGCGTCGTCGAGTTTTCCACGGAGTGGTGCATCCCCTGCCGGATGTTCTCCGGGGTCGTCCGCAGGGCGGTCGATCCCTTTCTTTCCTCCGGTGCGTGCAAGTTCGTCCGGCACGACGTCGATCGCGGTCCGGCCGTCGCCGAGCGGTACGTCGTGTACGCGGTTCCCGCTCTGTGCGTATACTTCCGAGGAGGCGTGCGGGGGAAGCTCCTCGGGTACCACCCCGAAGAGGAGGTGCGGACGTTCTTGTCCCGCCTCATCGGCCTTTCGTAA
- a CDS encoding Recombination inhibitory protein MutS2 encodes MEVRELERLEFDRLRARVAELADTPMGRRIVEVLLPTSDAGEAVRRLAETEEALVCLPKVPSLSGVADIHPWVVRAGKGGVLPPEAFLALRAHLRAAERLRRTLAEVSRERPLPNLLAYAERLASLPALVEEIEWVFDERGEVLDRASDDLLEIRRRLRELDARVREILQDYVRSPEFRQHLQEPVIAFRAGRPVLPVKSGSAPVFGGRIVDVSQSGYTIFVEPESVVALGDRRQALVAEEAREIERILRRLSRKVGARAHELLASHEALGALDAIFARARYAAELRATRPALRPRGRIVLRGARHPFLPPASAVANDIVFPEGVRALLLTGPNTGGKTVTLKTVGLLAAMAQSGLFVPAREAELPVFDGIYADIGDEQSLEQSLSTFSAHMGHIVEILRRATEDSLVLLDEIGAGTDPAEGAALAQAILDALLARGAHVVATTHYGELKAYALSRPGIVNASVSFDLETLRPTYELRIGIPGESHALTIARRLGLEEGILAAAERYLRTGRELLGERIAELERARAAQERAREEAEATRAQYAAELEALRREREDFRRERERILTEGRAQAEEHVRRARSEARAILRELRALRDELVRLASHAQKTRGGEGGVPELRASELLRAAEAAYRRLAHEEEALPQAFAGGQKEDPARGEARAAEREEGEDRSPRPGDRVYLPRYNLQAEVVQVTPRELVVRAGSLRIGVPPDEVVSLRTNGGPSSVPGRKERASRREQGAEPAGGHFLRADAAVTPELDLRGMTVEEALHTLEHYLDRALLAGYSRVRVIHGLGTGALRRAVRERLRELPYVRAFRAGGEGEGGEGATVVELVP; translated from the coding sequence GTGGAGGTGCGCGAGCTGGAGCGCCTCGAATTCGATCGCCTGCGCGCGCGCGTCGCCGAACTGGCGGATACTCCGATGGGACGCCGCATCGTCGAGGTGCTCCTTCCGACTTCCGACGCGGGGGAAGCCGTGCGCCGCCTCGCGGAGACCGAAGAGGCGCTCGTGTGCCTTCCCAAGGTCCCCTCCCTTTCCGGCGTGGCGGACATCCACCCGTGGGTCGTGCGGGCGGGGAAGGGAGGCGTCCTCCCCCCCGAGGCCTTCCTCGCCCTGCGCGCGCACCTCCGCGCCGCGGAACGGCTCCGCCGCACCCTCGCGGAAGTCTCCCGCGAGCGGCCGCTCCCGAACCTTTTGGCGTACGCCGAGCGCCTCGCCTCGCTACCCGCACTCGTCGAGGAAATCGAATGGGTGTTCGACGAGCGCGGGGAGGTCCTCGACCGCGCCTCGGACGACCTCCTCGAGATTCGCCGCCGCCTGCGGGAACTCGACGCCCGCGTCCGGGAAATCCTTCAGGACTACGTGCGGAGCCCCGAATTTCGCCAGCACCTCCAAGAACCCGTAATCGCCTTCCGCGCGGGGCGTCCCGTTCTCCCCGTAAAGAGCGGTTCGGCACCCGTGTTCGGGGGGAGGATCGTCGACGTCTCCCAGTCCGGCTACACCATCTTCGTCGAGCCGGAGAGCGTCGTGGCCCTGGGAGACCGGAGGCAGGCGCTCGTCGCCGAAGAAGCGCGGGAAATCGAGCGGATCTTGCGCCGGCTGAGCCGCAAGGTAGGCGCGCGCGCCCACGAACTCCTCGCCTCGCACGAGGCGCTGGGCGCCCTGGACGCGATCTTTGCGCGGGCGCGCTACGCAGCAGAGCTCCGCGCGACACGCCCCGCTCTGCGCCCACGGGGGCGCATCGTGCTTCGGGGTGCCCGGCATCCCTTTTTGCCCCCTGCAAGCGCCGTGGCCAACGACATCGTCTTTCCCGAAGGGGTGCGGGCGCTCCTCCTCACGGGTCCGAACACAGGGGGTAAGACGGTCACCCTGAAGACGGTCGGACTTCTCGCGGCGATGGCGCAGTCCGGCCTCTTCGTCCCGGCCCGGGAGGCAGAGCTCCCCGTCTTTGACGGGATTTACGCGGACATCGGCGACGAGCAGAGCCTCGAGCAAAGCCTGTCCACGTTTTCCGCGCACATGGGGCACATCGTAGAAATTCTCCGACGGGCGACGGAGGACAGCCTCGTCCTCTTGGACGAGATCGGGGCGGGGACCGACCCGGCGGAAGGGGCCGCCCTCGCCCAGGCGATCCTCGACGCCCTGCTCGCCCGGGGCGCACACGTTGTCGCCACGACGCACTACGGCGAGCTCAAGGCCTATGCCCTCTCCCGTCCGGGAATCGTGAACGCCAGTGTCTCCTTCGACCTCGAGACGCTTCGACCGACGTACGAACTGCGCATCGGGATTCCCGGTGAAAGCCACGCCCTGACGATCGCCCGCCGTTTGGGATTGGAGGAAGGGATCCTCGCCGCCGCAGAGCGGTACCTTCGGACCGGACGGGAACTCTTAGGGGAACGTATCGCGGAGCTGGAGCGCGCCCGCGCTGCCCAAGAGCGTGCGCGGGAAGAGGCGGAAGCCACGCGCGCCCAATACGCGGCGGAACTCGAGGCCTTGCGGCGCGAACGCGAGGACTTTCGCCGCGAACGCGAGCGAATTCTCACCGAAGGGAGGGCGCAGGCAGAAGAACACGTCCGCCGGGCGCGGAGCGAAGCCCGGGCGATCCTCCGGGAACTGCGCGCCCTCCGCGATGAACTCGTTCGCCTCGCTTCCCACGCCCAGAAGACGCGGGGGGGAGAGGGGGGCGTGCCCGAGCTGCGGGCGAGCGAGCTCTTGCGTGCGGCCGAGGCAGCCTACCGCCGCCTCGCCCACGAGGAGGAAGCGCTCCCGCAGGCATTTGCCGGTGGACAAAAGGAAGATCCGGCAAGGGGAGAAGCCCGTGCGGCCGAACGGGAGGAAGGGGAAGACCGTTCTCCTCGCCCCGGAGACCGCGTATACCTCCCCCGCTACAACCTTCAAGCGGAGGTGGTCCAGGTCACCCCCCGGGAACTCGTCGTCCGCGCCGGTTCCCTGCGCATCGGCGTCCCGCCGGACGAGGTCGTGAGCTTACGAACGAACGGCGGACCGTCATCCGTACCCGGGCGGAAGGAGCGCGCTTCTCGCCGGGAACAAGGCGCCGAACCGGCGGGCGGTCACTTCCTTCGGGCGGACGCCGCGGTCACACCCGAGCTCGACCTTCGGGGGATGACCGTAGAAGAGGCGTTGCACACTCTGGAGCACTACCTCGACCGCGCCCTGCTCGCCGGGTATTCGCGCGTGCGCGTGATCCACGGGCTCGGAACGGGTGCCCTCCGCCGTGCCGTGCGGGAACGCCTGCGGGAGCTCCCGTACGTCCGGGCCTTTCGTGCCGGGGGAGAGGGGGAAGGCGGCGAAGGCGCGACGGTTGTCGAACTCGTCCCTTAA
- a CDS encoding Methyltransferase TM1293 — MADAERFSHDPFAPFAESYDAWFSTPLGAYADRVEKTLLRQALDPLPGEEFLEVGSGTGHHALWLAARGVRVVGVEPSAAMRRVAEGKVARAPGEVRDRVRFLAGVGERLPFSEASFSAAYAVTALEFVADPAAVVREMWRVLAPGGRLVVGAIAGDGAWGELYREKGRDPESVYHGARFFTEAELRALVRDLPGAGRPWVLRGLYVSPSVREPAGRACLDELEAQGEGRERPGFLVVRVEKMG; from the coding sequence GTGGCGGACGCGGAACGATTTTCCCACGACCCATTTGCCCCCTTTGCGGAATCCTACGATGCGTGGTTTTCTACCCCCCTCGGGGCGTACGCCGACCGGGTGGAAAAGACCCTCCTTCGCCAGGCTTTGGACCCCCTGCCCGGCGAAGAGTTTCTCGAAGTCGGTTCCGGGACCGGCCACCATGCCTTGTGGCTCGCCGCCCGAGGCGTACGCGTCGTGGGCGTGGAGCCCTCCGCGGCCATGCGCCGCGTGGCGGAAGGCAAGGTCGCCCGTGCTCCCGGCGAAGTCCGAGACCGCGTGCGTTTTCTCGCCGGCGTCGGAGAACGCCTCCCTTTCTCGGAAGCGAGCTTTTCCGCCGCCTACGCGGTAACCGCCCTCGAATTCGTCGCCGATCCTGCCGCAGTCGTGCGGGAGATGTGGCGCGTGCTTGCACCCGGCGGGCGGCTCGTCGTCGGGGCGATCGCCGGCGACGGGGCGTGGGGAGAGCTCTACCGGGAAAAAGGCCGCGACCCCGAAAGCGTGTACCACGGAGCCCGTTTCTTTACGGAGGCGGAGCTTCGGGCGCTTGTTCGAGACTTGCCCGGCGCCGGTCGCCCCTGGGTCCTCCGGGGGCTTTACGTTTCGCCCTCCGTCCGCGAGCCCGCCGGGCGGGCATGTCTCGACGAGCTAGAAGCGCAGGGGGAGGGGAGGGAGCGCCCGGGCTTTCTCGTCGTCCGCGTGGAAAAGATGGGGTGA
- a CDS encoding DNA polymerase X family, whose translation MDNLEIAWVLSRIADSYEILGESVFRVNAYRRAAETVERLDRPVAEVLEDLPGVGKSIRAVIEELLSTGESRLLRSLEERIPGDLLRLLDVPGIGPRTIYRLYSELGLTTVEEVRAAAEAKKIRTLKGFGGKLEGRILEGIRAMGKRRERVPLAEVYPLAQALVARIRRIPGVLEAVVGGSIRRLEPTVGDIDIAVKTTVPEEVSERITRLRGVREILARGEDALSFRYELLWPIRVDIRFFAPEVFGSGLVYFTGDKEHNIYFRRLAKARGYHLSEWGFEREADQADRVLCPEEEDVYRFLGLFAPTPELRIGDTPFRPENRARIPHLVRLEDIRGDLHMHTDYSDGGDSLEAMARAALARGYAYIAITDHSRSLKVVGGLSLERLREQGEAIRRLEERLSEEAGRPFYILRGAEVDILPDGSLDYEDEVLRELDLVVASVHTHFQQSREEITARIVRAARHPYVDIIGHPTGRVYGRRDAYALDVEALVAAAQESGVTVELNAHPYRLDLGPSHLALAREHGVRIAIDTDAHNVEGLEDMFFGVATARKAYVLRESVINTWDFPRLWSYLRRNRGPSPYRGREV comes from the coding sequence GTGGACAACCTCGAGATCGCCTGGGTCCTCTCGCGCATCGCCGACTCCTACGAAATTCTCGGGGAGAGCGTATTCCGCGTAAACGCCTACCGCCGCGCGGCGGAGACCGTAGAGCGCCTCGACCGACCTGTCGCGGAGGTGCTCGAAGATCTCCCCGGCGTGGGGAAGAGCATCCGCGCGGTTATCGAAGAGCTTCTGTCTACGGGAGAATCGCGGCTTCTCCGCTCGCTCGAGGAGCGCATCCCCGGCGACCTCCTGCGCCTCCTGGACGTTCCGGGCATCGGGCCGCGAACGATCTATCGCCTGTACAGCGAACTCGGGCTCACCACCGTGGAGGAAGTGCGGGCCGCCGCCGAGGCAAAGAAGATCCGAACGCTCAAGGGGTTCGGCGGGAAACTCGAAGGGCGGATCCTCGAGGGGATTCGCGCCATGGGGAAGCGCCGAGAGCGTGTGCCCCTCGCCGAGGTCTACCCTCTGGCGCAGGCGCTCGTCGCCCGGATCCGGCGGATTCCCGGGGTGCTCGAGGCGGTCGTCGGGGGGAGCATCCGCCGGCTGGAGCCGACGGTCGGCGACATCGACATCGCCGTGAAGACGACGGTACCCGAGGAGGTCTCCGAGCGCATCACCCGTCTTCGGGGCGTGCGAGAGATCCTCGCCCGCGGAGAGGACGCCCTCTCCTTTCGGTACGAGCTCCTCTGGCCCATCCGCGTGGACATCCGCTTCTTTGCGCCGGAGGTCTTCGGTTCCGGGCTCGTCTACTTCACGGGGGACAAGGAACACAACATCTACTTTCGGCGGCTGGCCAAGGCCCGCGGGTACCACCTGAGCGAGTGGGGATTCGAGCGCGAGGCGGATCAGGCCGATCGCGTTCTCTGTCCGGAAGAGGAGGACGTCTACCGCTTTTTGGGCCTCTTCGCTCCGACGCCGGAACTCCGCATCGGCGACACGCCCTTCCGTCCGGAAAATCGGGCGCGGATTCCCCACCTCGTTCGTCTCGAAGACATCCGCGGCGATTTGCACATGCACACGGATTACTCCGACGGCGGCGACAGCTTGGAGGCTATGGCCCGTGCTGCCCTCGCCCGCGGGTACGCGTACATCGCGATCACCGACCACTCCCGTTCGCTCAAGGTGGTCGGCGGCCTCTCCCTCGAACGCCTGCGCGAGCAAGGAGAAGCGATCCGCCGTTTGGAGGAGCGGCTTTCCGAAGAAGCGGGCCGTCCGTTTTACATCCTCCGCGGTGCCGAAGTGGACATTCTTCCCGACGGCTCCCTCGACTACGAGGACGAAGTCCTTCGCGAGCTCGACCTCGTCGTCGCTTCGGTGCACACGCACTTTCAGCAGTCGCGGGAGGAAATCACCGCGCGGATCGTCCGCGCCGCCCGCCACCCCTACGTGGACATCATCGGTCACCCTACGGGGCGCGTGTACGGACGCCGGGACGCCTACGCCCTCGACGTCGAGGCCCTCGTCGCGGCGGCGCAGGAGAGCGGCGTGACCGTGGAACTCAACGCTCACCCGTACCGCCTCGACCTCGGTCCATCCCACCTCGCCCTTGCGCGGGAACACGGCGTCCGCATCGCCATCGACACGGACGCCCACAACGTAGAAGGTCTCGAGGACATGTTCTTCGGGGTGGCCACGGCGCGCAAGGCGTACGTTCTCCGGGAGTCGGTGATCAACACCTGGGACTTCCCGCGCCTGTGGTCGTACCTCAGGCGCAATCGAGGACCTTCTCCCTACCGCGGCCGGGAAGTGTAG